A region of the Arachis hypogaea cultivar Tifrunner chromosome 15, arahy.Tifrunner.gnm2.J5K5, whole genome shotgun sequence genome:
ttttatgAAATATCAGaatgaataaaatagtataaaattatttgtttgtattatttttttatttcatagtTGGAATTCATTTAGTTCAATGTAATTTAACATGATAAACTTATCTTTGTTATCATGAAgtaaaaaaataagagtaaaattGAAATGTTGTTGACGTTTAatgaaaagaatatatataagaGTGAAAATCAGATGAACAACTTGTTCCAAACGAAATACATCATCATGACGGTTTATGTAAGTATTCAGTAGATGATTTGTGACTTGTGATAAACTGAAATCGATGATATTAGGCCTTGGGAATTTAACTTAGAAAATCTATTAGACCACTTGTTTTATGTAGTCATGGTAGTGTTATGTGAATTTTGACTAATTGTTATTTAATTTGGTATCTGCGATGAAGTATCTGGTGGATGCAAAGTTAGGAGTGGTTGTATTTGTGGAGTGATACTTGTTAGTGTGAATGTGCCTAGTACTGCCAGAGGGATTTGTAATGTGTGTCATAGAAGTATTAAGTAGTACCAATATTCTTTTCATACGGATCGGACTTGGAATACATTAGGGAGCGTGAGAAAATTAGATGACGAGTTAtttgttgattattttttttcAGATGGAATACACTGGTCATAGTGAGAAATTCTGCATGGAGGATGAAAGCGATTGTGTTGGTGACGTAGTCAGTTCAGATgctgatgaatttgatgttgagcaATTGGATCCAAGTGGGCAGGATGACGTGTCGGATGGAGATGTATTTGGTCTTACCGCAGCTGAAATAGAGAACAAGGTTTTCAGAACAGAGGAGCGTGCTTATGAATTCTATATGAGGTTTGGGAAGTGCCATGGGTTTGGTGTACGCAAGGGAGACTATGGGAAGGATGATGACGGAAATGTAATTAAGAGGAGATTCTTTTGCAACAGAGATGGGTTAAGGGATGAAAAGCACTATAATAGATTCGATAGAAAAAGATGTCATAAGCCTGAGACAGAAATGAACTGCCAGGCTAAGTTGTCGATATATCTTAACAAAGAAAGTTCGAACTGGAAGGTCCGGAAAGTCATCCTCGAGCACAACCATGAGTTAGTAGCTAGGTGTATGGTACACTTGATTCCAAAGTTCTATTGGGTGTCAGGTGCGGCAAAGGATCAGCTATTTGGTATGCAAAGTTATGGGCTACCTATGTCAAAGATACTTGGGTACATGGCAGGGATTGCCGGGGGGTATCCACTATTGGGTTTCACAAAGAAGGATGCTTATAACTACCTTGACCGGACTAAGCGCGCTAGGATCGTAGATGGGACGCAAATTCTGCCATTGTCTATTTGGAGGGAAAGGCTTCTGTGGACCCTGTAGCAATGGCGAGGTATAACCTGACTAAGGAGGGTATGTTGGCCAACTTGTTTTGGGCCGATGGAATGAACGGAGCTGATTACCAACACTTTGGTGATGTCATCGCGTTCGATTCGACGTACAAAAAGAACAAGTACAGGAGACCGCTTGTAATATTCTCGGGTGCAAACAACCACAAACAGACGACGATCTTTGGGTTCGGGTTAGTGTTGGACAAGACAATTGCTTCGTACAAGTGGATACTAGAAAATCTCCTTGAGGTGATGTGTAATAAATTGCCATCTGTTGTAGTCACAGACGGCGATGATGCCATTATTGCCGCAGTTACGGAAGTTTTTCCTAGTGCTACCCATCGCCTATGTGCTTGGCATCTACAAAAGAATGTTACATCTAATGGGAACGAGCAGATGTTCAGGGACTTGTTTTCGAGGTGGTTGTATGCGGATATGTCGATAGATGAATTTGAAGCGGAATGGGCTGAAGCAGCGGATGAATACGGGTTACATGATAAGTTGTGAGCAATGCAGATGTACGAAAAAAGAAAGATGTGGGCGAATGCATACCTTTGCAACAAGTTCTGTGCTGGGTTTAGTACCACATCGTGATGCGAGGGTATAAATTCGCATGTGAAGAAATTCCTTAGCTCGAAGCACACTATACTGGAGCTTGTGCAAAACCTTGAGCTAGTCCTTCGTGAATACCAGAACAATGAGATGGTTGCATAGTTCAACTCCATTTATAACGTCCCTGTTATGACGACGTGCCTCGATCCAATCGAAAAATGTGCTGCCATGGTATATACACGGGCCATTTTCACCAACGTGAAAAAGGAGATAGATGCAGTTGGAGCTCTAAACATTGTTAGTAAGCGGAGGGTGTCGACGATGGTAGTGTACACAATGGAGGAGTATGGTAATCCCGGGAAGCCAGTGGTTACTTTGATCAACATGAACACAACAAAGTTGGAGTGTAGATGTAACTTTTATGCTAGAGAGGGGATACCTTGCCGACATATGTTTTTTGTGAAGAAGCATGAGCACTTGAAGACAATTCCTCATCGGTTAATTTTGAAATGATGGTAAAAGGACGCTAAGGCCGTTGAAGACTACTCGGAGAAGAAGGACGTGGCCGATGATCAGGGATTCTTGCTTCGGCATGCTACCTTACATGCGGCAGCTCAGTGGTTGTTGTTTCTTGGTGCGCAGAGCCATGAGCTATTTAATGTAGCGATGAGGGGAATTTGTAGCATGTGTGTTGACATGGAGGGATTGCGCGGGGATGGCTATGATCAGACCAACACAAATACTGAAGTTGGTGTGCGTGATCCAACTGTCGTGCAGACGAAAGGGGCTCCTAGTACCCGGGgggtaaatggtaagaaaagaaGATGCATGACTTGCAGGCGAACTGGGCACACCAAGCGAAGATGCATTGAAGGATTCAAAAAGGCGTCTGTAAAGCTACACAACTTGGAAGATGATGCTAATGTGACACCACACAAAGAAAAGGTTGGTCTAAACATGTTTCATGTTGTTGTGTTGAAATGGGTATGTGGTTATGGTATATGGGTGGACTGAGAATTTAAAAGTTTTTCTCTTTGATTCTAATTTTTGTCGCTTATTTGAACTAGCTATATGTTTATTATTAAAACTGTTATGAGGTCTGGTTATAAGATAGAAGTTTCTAGAGTCTATTTTGTTATTTGTCTTTGTGTTTATCTTGTTCTTGATTCTCGGTTTGTGTCCTCTTTGTGAAAAGTTGGCGTTTTGATAACAGTGCATTTCCATTAAATTTGATTGGTCGTTTCTGATAAATACATGAAAATTAGCACTCTTTGAATTCTAGATTTAAATGTGGTTTGCTGATAATAAAATATGCTTTGAAATTGGATTTATGTAACCTGGTTTTGAAATTGGATTTTTGGTTTAAAAATATGGTTTTCGAGCAACGCAGAAATATCAAACCACCCATAGCGCCAACGGAATAGCTATGTAACATAAACCCACTGGCGGTCACAGTGCATATTGGATCTTCTATATCATACTGTATAGTGGAAGAAATGTTGGGGCATCAATGAATACCCCGACAGACATGATAAAAATTATGCAGCAACATAAGCAGGAAGATATCATCAATTAACTCTTAAACGATATGCAAAACAATTAAAATGCTTAAACAAAATATCATCAATAAAGGAAAATATAGCCTAACAGAAAAAAGGAGGAAAATTGGTTAAACAAATGGAAACCCTATTCATaaggtaaaaaaaattaacaacgcCCGCTTCTAGACATCATGGGCAACACCCTCAAACCACCCACAGCGCCAATGTAAAGGCTTTGAAAGATAAACCCACCGGCGCGGTCCTCATCGTTTGCTCATAGTACATAGTGCATACTGGGTCTTCTATATGATAGTCTATAGTGGAAGAAATGTTGGCGCCAACGAAAACCACAGCACAAATGAAACAAATTAAGCAGTACTGTAGGCAGGAAGATAGCATCACTTAACTTTTAAACAATATGCAACACAATATGCAACACAATTtttaaacagaaaaaaaaccccaaaataaatccCTTTACTTTCATCCACTGCCTCTCTTGTCCAATTGTCCGTGCTCATCAGCATCTGAAGGTCTCATCCTGTCTCACTTATGAGATAGAAACAAGTGTCGTGATTGAAATATTAGGGTAACAATCATTCGGGCTACTGAACTTTTCCATCTAAAGGATTTAAGCCCAAACAAAATATCAGCAAAAAAAATAAAGCCTgacataaaaaagaagaaaaattggtAAAAATAACGGAAGCCCCAACTGAtgataaagtaaaaatattaacaaaacttGCAGAAATCATACAAAGCCATCATACCACCCACAGCGCCAAAGGAAAAACTTTGAAAGATAAAGGCACAGACACTCATCATGGTTTGCTCATAGTACATAATGCATAATGGATCTTCTATATCATGGGGTATAGTGGAAGAAAATGCAGGGGTGTCAATGAAAACCACAATACAAATAACATTCCACATAGTGCGACTCTGGCAGACTCCGCAATTGAAGATGGAGCCACTTGGCATATGCTCCATGCAACTAAAGTCACATTTTTTGGAGCCAAGCTTTCGTAATAACTGAGATCTCTAGAAACAGAGAACAAGGATGAGAAGATTGGTCTATTAGGATGGGTCGGTCCGTCAGTATGTCAGGTAACGGGTCGGTTTTGGTTGGGCCGGGTCAGTTATATGGGCTACGGCAAAGTCCAAAAAAAGGTATACCCAGAGAGAAAGTTCCGAGACGAGCTTGTTTTCACGGTGAAGGATCCTCACTAGTAACCAAGCTTAAGAGTTACCAAAAAATCTTGAATAAGGTTGGAAAAAAACTTTTCAAGCACAATATTGCAGCTCTCTTTTTCAAAGTAAAACTTACTTCTTATCTAGATCAGGCGCGAAGATATAAGCCACGACCACCAACTCTAAAGTCGACAAGTTCATTCCGGTAGGTGGATAGAAGGAAAGATCTAGCCACAGCAACAGGTCACATATCTCAACGAAACCCGGCGCCATGACATCAACATGTCCAAGTGACTTCAAGACttcttgttggatttggtttgGGCCCAAACCACCCACAGCATCGTCCCCTAACCAGTAATCAAGTTTTCGCTGCACAAAATCGCCACATCAAAAAATAACTAGAACCGTAAGGACCTTAGAACCGCTGAATATTAACAAAAACTAATTGCCAATGGTACCAAGAAAACAAAACATACCTTAACCACCTTCAAAGGTTGCCTTGATGTCCCCTTCCTGGACACAACCTTGGACATTCTGGCATGCTTTTTTCCTTCTGCCGAGCATTTACTTGACTTCACAAGGTCTTTCGCCTCCCCTCTGATGTTACTTAAAATGGATTCAGCATTTCTAATAACAGCTTCCACCTCTCTAGTTGGCTGATCAACTTTTTTTGTCGTCCTCTGTTTGGTGTAACTCGCATTAGTAACATTACCCCTTCGTGCACTTGAACAAACCACAGCACGTTTCTTCTTTATGTCAACATCAGCAACCGTGGCTTCTCCTTTGCGCCTCGCCGCGTAGTCTTCCCACAACATGGCGATTACTTTGCAGTTCTCTGCCGCAAGCTCCAACAATCCTTTTATCTGCTTTCCTTGAGACTCCATGACTTTCCGCACAGCTCGATCGTTGTCCATCAACAGCTACAACAGAAATACGTGTAATGTCGACAACGATAAACCGAGTATGGAAACTTGCAACACTAGTACCATTAACAATATCACCGTACTGACCTCATGTATCTTGTTGAACACAGCCATGATCATGTCCTCCGGAGCAGATCCATCCTCTTCATGTGCATTCTTCTTCTCACTATTGATGCAAATAACAAATGACTGAGTACCTTCAAACATGAACCTTTCACACGGCTATGCATATGTTGACATGGAAAACAAAGACATACCTCACAATCTCATCTAACACGGATGCCTCCACCGATGCAAAGTTCGGAGGAACTTCTGTTGATCCTGGAGCTTCACCAATGCCATTCTTTTGATCACCCATTTTCATCCCTCAAGAATCCAACTTTACGCGCTAAATGGAACTTAGGACGATTACTGGGGTGTTCCTACTACCAGTACAACAGGACAAGTGACTTTATTAACCCAGGTGTCAATTCCTTTCTTTCACTAGGATAGGCCCTGCTTTGCACAAAGGGAATGAAATGCAACCAAAGGCCCAACCATTGAGGCCCAACAAAATTTCTCCCTTCTTTTGATGGTAATCTTCTGTTGCAAGATTTGTTACGAGTCACGAGGTGGTCACCGAGCCACTCACCCTAATCCTTCCAACTACTATCTGTCATGCTACTTGATAGATTGATTCGACATGGTTGATGGCTGTGAACACTTaagttaaatatttatttttcaaaagcaAATTACAAGTTTATATTCTTTTAGGGCATTGGAAACTTCTTCCCCGACCCCTTTATCCACGGCTTCACAGCTAAAATACACTAATCACCACCTATTTTGTTAAAATGGTCAAAGAATcacaaatttgatttcaaattaaccattaattaataGAATTGGGTTCACTTTAAACCAAAATATTGAGTAATCTTATCAACTAAATATTTAACCATTATTTACAACTACTTAGCTTATTCCACCTGTGTTCCTACCAAATAACAACGTACCCACTCGGCGCTTGCCGGATGTCAACaggaagaagcaaaaaatcaGGACTCCAACACCATAAAATTAGCAACAAAATCACATTGTTAGTGTTTATACCAATATTCAAATACTGATTCAGAAATGGAAATCAAACCTTCATTTTCTTAATcatccaccatattcatcataaGTAGAATATACATATCCATGTTACATTCAACTTCAACATGAATGCATACTACTCCACCAGAGATACTCACCCCAATGCTAGAAATGTTAGCAACCAGAACTTACCCTAATTTATCCTAAAGTAACAATATATTCAACTAGAGTAAAAACCTTAACCTTCAATAGCCACTGTCCTAAGCACACATACCTCAAACCCAAACCTAAATTGTAAAATGTACCACTACTCTTCTAGCATTTCATTTATCATCTCAACTTGATGCTGAAGATCAGCATTTTCCTCTTCTAGAAGACGAATCCGTTGTGCCATGGAAGCTAGACTGGCATCCTGAATCTCTCTCCAGCGTTCCTGCATGCGGGCAACTGTGCAGTAGTTGTAGTCGCATATGCTATATCCAGTTGCTGCTACCATTTTCTCCAACATTGCAAATGATACTTCCTGACGAGCCACTAGCACATCTGCTGAAGTGGGTCCGTGTGCAACGAGCTCCACACTCCTGCTGTTATAAGGCAGAACCACGGTGAACGCAAAGCGAACGGCCTCCTCACTAGACCTGTTCTCCTGGCATACGAAAATGGGAGCCCCGATGCTAAGGGATGACATGCACGCATTAGCAACAACTCCATGTCCTCCACGTGCAAGAAAGGTCCCACCTTCATCACACGGCCTTCGACACCACCTGCATCAGAAAACAAATTCATTTCCTTAATCCCTCAAACCAATCATACTCTAAAAGCTAACAAAAgctttttaaatcaattattcaCAGACCTTCTAAGGCATACAAGTTGCAGCTGCCACCGCAAACGTCCAGACTACTTGACGAGCTCCCACGGGTGTCTTCAGTTTCATGGGACGGCGGGCTTCCATACACTGGAAGTTGAATCAGATTCGGAAGGTCTTGCCCGAGGTCTCCCTGTTGATATTGCTCCCCTGCCTCGATAGCAAGCTGTTGAGGCTCCCCCCAAAATCTGCTGGTTCTGCAACGCCACCAAGCCACACCTTAGCCTCATCCAAGTCTTTGAAACCCTTGTAGTCATCGTTCTTAAACCCGGTTATCTGATGCTTGCACTCTAACCATGTGTCGTATATGCCAGGAACACGCCCCCTTCTCACCGCATAGTATTGATATCAGCCACCTTCCATTCTTGCTCGCTCTGTGATGTGAATTCTCTGATGAGTGTTCAACGGCAAATCTAGGCACTCCAGTGACTATATAATTCAGCTTCAGTATCTCACACAAAAGTATTCAATGTTGATGTGAAAACTCGGTGTGGGGTCCAACGAGTCTTGAAAAGCCTTTTTGAAAAAAGGCAAGCCTTCATGATGCGAATACCTTGGGAATATGGGAAGATACTGCACACCTCTAAACACTTTGACTACCTAATATGCCTGCtgcatatatattattaaaagaaaattcaaaacatataaattaACATTGAGACTACAAAATAACTCCTATATATTCATTTACTTGGTTAAGTACATaatgattatatattatttatatttatcaatatAACATAACTATATTTAATAgttattaatataacataattatatttcatttttaatactttaattttaattttcagttAACATAAATCCATTTATATATGTTGGTAGTCTTTTCATAAtggaaaaactaccaaaagtacccaTAAAGTTTACGAACGCTGGCAAAAATAtccataaactaaggaaattaacgttgtacccatgaaagatggattccgtatgacaaaagtatccaaattctaattttttattgattttttaataaaatttctaaacTACCCCACCCTAACCCCATTCTACCAtcactccctctcttctcttcttcctctctcctcacttATCCCTCAAAAACCCTCACAGAGTCACAGAAACTCTCCTCCTACCTCCTCATTGCTGTCCGCCACCCACCTACTCCATTACTGCCAATCTCTTCCCCTCTCACTGCTTCTCCCTCTCACTATTAAGGTGACTACAACACCTTCATCGCACACCTGTGACCCAACCTGAGGAGAATGCTGCCGTGGCACGCCTGTTGTAGCCAAGGAGAACGTCGTCGTGGCGCGTCTGACCCAGCCGAGGAGAACACCGTCGTCGCACACCTAAGAAGAGAAAGGGGTCGTGGTACTCTTGCATGCAGAAAGCGGGTTCGGTAAAGAGAAATCAGAGAAGAAAGGGAGGTGGCACTGTGGATGGAGGTTCTGCCATTGACGATGTTACAGTCGGTCGGCGACGAAaaaggtattttttttaaaatatttttattttatttttcttcttttcagaaaTTGATTTAGTTACTACTAAAATGACactgttatattttttttaacctGCTTCTATTTTTTATGAAGGCTGATATTGATTTACAGAAGATTCAGTTGATGGCTACTTCTACTTCTAATTTTTgctgaaataaatttcaaattggatgaatggatttgttgattttttatagttgatggcttttt
Encoded here:
- the LOC140179132 gene encoding protein FAR1-RELATED SEQUENCE 4-like, which produces MARYNLTKEGMLANLFWADGMNGADYQHFGDVIAFDSTYKKNKYRRPLVIFSGANNHKQTTIFGFGLVLDKTIASYKWILENLLEVMCNKLPSVVVTDGDDAIIAAVTEVFPSATHRLCAWHLQKNVTSNGNEQMFRDLFSRWLYADMSIDEFEAEWAEAADEYGLHDKL